The Silvibacterium dinghuense DNA window CGAATACCTTCGCCAGTCGATGGCGCGCACCTCGTTCACACTGGTCATGCTCTCAGTCGCCGGATCGATGGCGCTGCTGCTTGGCGTCATCGGCATCTACGGGGTGATCGCGTACTCGGTCTCGCAGCGTACCCGCGAAATCGGCATCCGCATGGCGCTCGGCGCGCAGCGCGAATCGCTCACCGGGCTCTTTGTACGCCAGGGCATGATGCTCACCGGCATCGGTGTCGCCTGCGGTCTGGTCGCTGCCTTCCTTTCCATGCGGCTGATGTCATCGCTGCTCTTCGGAGTGAGCCCGATGGACCCGCTGACCTATGCGGCAATCAGTATCGCCGTCCTCTTAGCGGCATGGCTGGCCTGCTATCTGCCCTCGCGACGGGCAGCCTCCATCAACCCGGTGCAGGCACTGCGTTCGGAGTAGAGAAAACCTGGATGCCCCGTCCAAGCTTCGCTTGGGCGGGAAGTACGGTGCATCGCAAGGCGCAGATTGAGATTGCAAATTCAGGCATACAACCAGACTTACTACCCGTACAGTTACACATTCATCGCGCGTTGCGATAGATCATCTCCAGCAGCTCGTCATACATGGCTTCCTTTTCCTGCTGCGTGCCGGTTTCTATGGCATGCGTAGCGCAGTGCGCCAGGTGATTGCGCATCAGCGCGCGAGCCACGGCTCGCAATGCCTCCTGTGCCGACGAAACCTGCATGAGAATATCCGCGCAGTAGCGATCGTCCTCGACCATCTTGCGAATGCCGCGGATCTGGCCCTCGATGCGGCTCAGGCGCCGGAGGTTTGAAGCGCGAATCTCGGGATCGACGCCCACAGCCTTACGCTCTTCGCCCTTTGTGCCATGCACTGCGCAGGCATGGACCACGTCAGCCTTCGCCACAGCCTCGCTCTTTTTCTTTGCTGCCATCGTCTCCCTCACCCCAACCGCATCCGGCTGAGCCGGACAGAATTCATCACTACGCTGAACGAACTGACAGCCATCGCCGCGCTCGCCAATACCGGGCTCAACAAAATCCCGAATGCCGGATACAACACACCCGCCGCAACCGGAATACCCACGGCATTGAAGATGAGCGCCCAGAAAAGATTCTGCCGCATCACGCGCATCGCGCTGCGGGAAAGCGCCAGCGCCGTCGTGACGGAATGCACATCGCTGCGCATCAGTGTGACCTCGCCCGCCTCAAGCGCCACATCCGAACCGGAGGCCATGGTCACACCCACGTCAGCCAGCGCCAGCGCAGGAGCATCATTCACGCCATCACCTACCATCGCCACCACGCGACGCTCCCCCCGCAACTTCCGCACCGCCTCCACCTTGCCTTCGGGCAATACTCCGGCAATCACCTCGCTGAGCCCGACAGCATGCGCCATGGCTTGCGCCGTGCGCTCGTTATCGCCGGTCAGCATGACTACCCGGAGCCCCAGCGCACGCAGCCCGGCAACTGCCGCAGCCGCATCGGGCTTGATCGTATCCGCAACCGCGACAATTCCCTTCGCAAGGCCATCGACTGAAACCCACAGGGCTGTCTGTCCCGCATGCGCGGCATCATCGGCAACGTCCGCCAGCTCCGCGGTAGACACGCTGTATTGCTCCATCAGTGTCCGACTGCCGACAAGCACGGCGTGCCCCTCAACCATACCGCGAACACCCAGCCCGGTCAGCGCCTCGAAATGCTCAGCCTCCGGCATGCCTTCGCCCGCACGGCGCAGCAGAGCTCCCGCCAGCGGATGCTCACTTGCCCGCTCGAGTGAAGCGGCCATGCGCAGAACTTCGTCTTGATTTGTACCGATAACAGTGACAATTTCCACCACCTCGGGCCGGCCCTGCGTCAGCGTGCCTGTCTTATCGAAGACCACGGTGTCCACCTTCGCCAGCCGCTCGAGCGGTGCGCCGCCCTTGATTAACAGCCCTTCGCCTGCGCCACGGCCAGTCGCCACCATCACCGCGGTCGGCACGGCAAGGCCCATCGCACAGGGACAGGCAATCACCAGCACGGCCACGGCAGCAGCAACCGCCTGTGCTGCACCTGCGGCAGGGTCGAAAATTCTCCAGGCGAGCAGTGTCACCACAGCGATGCCCAGCACTGCCGGCACAAAGATCGCACTCATGCGATCAGCAAGATTCTGGATAGGCGCGCGCGAGCCCTGCGCCTCGCGCAGTAGTCGCACAATCTGCTCGAGCGTGCTCTCAGCGCCCACGGTGGTCGCACGATAGCGCAGCACGCCGCGCTGGTTCATCGTGCCGCCCATCAGCCTGCTGCCGGCATTTTTTTCTACCGGCATTGCCTCGCCGGTCAGCATCGACTCATCGACGCTGCTATGCCCCGCGATGACCTCGCCATCCGCAGGCACGCGCTCACCAGGGCGCACGATGATCGTCTCTCCGGCGCGAATCTCTTCGAGAGGCACGTCCACCTGCGCACCATCGCGCACCACGCGCGCCGTAGCCGGACGCAACGCCGCCAGTCGATGCAGCGCGGCCACAGCCTGTCCCTTGGCCCGCGCCTCAAGCGTGTTGCCGGTAAGCACGAAGCCGAGAATCAGTAGGCCCGCCTCGTAGTAAACGTCAAGCGCAACACCATGCGACAGGAACCATTGCGGAACCACGGTAGCCGCGGCGGAATAAAGAAAGGCAGTACCTGTACCCAGAGCCACCAGCGTATTCATATCCGCGGCGCGATGGAGCAGAGCACTCCATGCCTTCACGTAAAATCGCCGGCCAGACCAGGCGATGATCGCGACGGAGAGCACCAGCAGGCTCCAGCGCAGGATTTGAGGAGACAGCGCGAAGAGCCATGGCGCGATGCTGTGCAGCACGGGATCGACGAAGCGCATGGCCCAGCCCAGAACCGGATCATGCGCCGCATGCGATGTGTGCCCGGCGGTCATCAGCGGCATGGACAGCAGCATCGCCACAGCGCCTGCGGCGACTGTAACGACGGCCTTACGGCGCAAGGCACGATACTCTGCCGCCTGTGCCTTGTCTTCGCGCTCCTGCGTCGAAACAGCAGAGGCATCGGCAATGGGCATCTCCGCGCCATAGCCGGTGCTGCGCACCTTTTCCACCAGCGCCGCAATCGAGGTGGCCGAGGGATCGAAGCTCACCGTGGCCTGATGCAGCATCAGGTTCACGGTCGCCTCGCGCACACCGCGCTCCGCGCCCAGCGTCTTCTGCACGAAGGCCTGGCAGGCCGCACAGGTCATCCCGGTAACCGGGAAGCTCACCCGTTCGAGACCTTCCTGCTGCTTCTCTGCTGTGCCACCCGCCATACTGCCCTCCTGGTCGCTAACAGGCTCTAGCGCGCTACGCGTGTAGCAAAACCGATCTGGCTCACCGCAGCCGCGGCCTCTTCCGGCGTAACGCCCGCACCGAGCGCAACCTCTGCCGAGCCCACCTGCACCGACTTCACCTTCGCACCGGCCACTCCTTCCAGCGCCTGGGTCACACGCCGCACGCACGCCCCGCAATGCATGCCCTCGATTGCCAGCTTTACCGTGTCCTCTGCCATCTTTCTTTTCTCCCTCCAATCCTCTGATGCCTATACCCCCCAAGGGTATTCAAAAATCCTCTTGAAAAGCAAAAACCGCTGCCTTGGCAGCGGTGAACTCATAGAAATGACAATGGAAGCAGGCTCAGCTGCCGCGCACGCCAATGGCGCGTTCGCGCTCGAGTTCGCGCGTCTTGAGCACGATGAAGTACTCATAGATGGACTGCAGCGTGGCGTAGGCGATGCCCGCCGAACCATCCAGCAGCGCGCGGCGCACGAACATCATGTATGCCCACTTGAGCAGCGGCCGCGCCGGCATGCGATAGAAGAGCGCCTTCTGCGCCACGCGGCGGGCATGGAAATCCTTCGCGAAAAGCGCGACCCGCCACGACGCCTGCGCCCGCGAGAGCCCGTCGGCAACCACGCGTGCTTCCATCGTCGAGTAGACATTGTGCTTCTCGATCCAGTGGCGAATGCCCTTCGAGAACGGATAATGATCGAGCGTAGCCGTCAGGTCACCCACTCCGCCATCTACCTCGAGCACTTCGTTGATCTCCCGCATATAGCGGGCGCGGCCGCGCCGCACCAGGCGGATATAAAACGGAGAGATCTGGGCATGCTTCAGCCAGGTACCCATAAAGAAGTCGCGGCGGCGAAGCCGGTAGCCATTCACCTCCGGCGAAACCGACGCCACCCTGCGCTGCATCTCCACCGCCAGCTCCGGGGTGGGTCGCTCGTCCGCATCGAGGATGAAGATCCATTCGTATTTGAAGGGCAGTCCTTCGAGGGCCGCGTTCCTCTGCCGCGCATAGCCATCGAAGGCCCGCTGCGTAAAGTGTGCTCCGTGCGCAGCGGCAATCTCACCGGTGCGATCGGTGCTCACCGAGTCAAAGACGTGCACGTCGTCGGACCAGGCCACGCTCTCGAGGCACCCAGGCAGGTCCTGCTCTTCATTCCGCGTCAGGATGAGAACGGATATCACGAACCGAATTCCAGTGAGGAAATCATAGGGCCATTGTAGTGATGAGCCGCGTGTTTTCTCTTTGCCCCCCTCCCCCTGTAAACTCACAAACGTGATGGATGCACCGATTGGCTGTGGCACTGCCCTCGTCACTCCCTTCCGCGCCGATGGGAGCCTCGACGAACACACGCTCTACAACCTTGCGCAATGGCAGGTAGAAAGCGGTATTGACTGGATTGTCGCCTGCGGCACAACCGCTGAGACGCCGACGCTGACCGACGAGGAGTGGCTGCGGGTGATCCGCATCATTGCCGAGGCTGTCGCCGGGCGCGTCCCCGTCTGGGCCGGGGCTACGCATAACTCCACGCGCGAGGCCGCACACCGCGCCGCGCTGGCCGCGCAGATCCCCGGCGTCACCGCCATCCTTTCGGCGAACCCGTACTACAACAAGCCCAATCAGCAGGGCCAGTTCGAGCACTTCCGCGCCGTCGCCCAGGCGACCCAGCTGCCGGTAATCCTCTACAACATTCCCGGCCGCACCGGAACAAACCTCGAACCGGCGACCGTGCTCCAGCTGATCGACGCCGCTCCGAACATCGCCGGCGTTAAGGAATCGAGCGGCAATCTGCCGCAGATCACCGAGTTGCTCACGCTGGTCCCGCGCAGCTTCCATGTTTATGCCGGCGATGACAACATGGCCCTCGGCGTCATCGCCCTTGGCGGCTCAGGCCTGGTCTCGGTCGCCTCAAACCAGATCCCCGGCGCTATGGCCGAGATGATCCACGCCGCGCTGGCCAATGAGTGGACCACCGCCCGCCGCCTGAATCGCAAGTACTTCCGCCTGCTCCAGGCCAACTTCTGGGAGACCAGTCCCGGCCCGGTGAAGGCCATCATGACCATGATGGGCAAGCTTGAAGAGCACTACCGCCTGCCGATCGTTCCAGTCGCGCCTTCGACCCGCGCCAGACTCGAGCGACTGGCCGGAGAGCTGGGCCTGTTAGTGCACGGACCGCAGGTCGACGGCGATCCGGGTTTGTTCTAGCCGCAGGGGACGCGACGTAGTCCCGGCTTCCCTTCAACACCAGACCTTTTAAAGTCCCGCAAAGATAGCTCCGGAAAGGAATCCTGGGTTATCCCAAAGCATCTGGATCGCGACCAAAGGGAGCGGAGGCCGAAGGCGATCCGCCCTGCGCGCAGCAGCCGAAGGCGATCCACCCTGTGCGCAGCTGGTCCGGTAAACTTGAATCAAATGTCTGAAAGCACCCTGAAGTCCCCAGCTCTGCAATCACAGATTGAGCACCACTTCGCCGCCGGGCCGGCCGCCATTGGCGACGCTGCCGCCATCGCCGCCTTCCTTGAACTTCGCTCGGCCCTCGAGGCCGGCACCTTGCGCTCGGCCGAGCCCGACGCGACCCACCCCCTGGGCTGGCGCGTCAATGCCTGGGTCAAGCAAGGCATCCTGCTCGGCTTCCGCCTCGGCCATCTTGAAGCCGCAGGCTCCGATCTTTCCTTCGTCGACAAGCACACCTATCCGGCGCGCATCTTCACCGCCGAGCAGGGCATTCGCATCGTCCCCGGCGGGTCGTCTGTTCGAGCAGGAGCGTATCTGGCCAAATCCGTGGTCTGTATGCCTCCCATGTATGTGAACGTCGGCGCTTACGTCGATGAGGGCACCATGGTCGACTCGCACGCCCTGGTCGGCAGCTGCGCCCAGATTGGCAAGCGCGTGCACCTGAGTGCCGCGGCGCAGGTCGGCGGCGTACTCGAGCCGGTCAACGCCAGCCCCGTCATCCTTGAAGACGATGTGCTCGTCGGCGGCAACTGCGGCGTCTATGAAGGCACCATCGTGCGCAAGCGCGCCGTGCTCGCGGCCGGTACTATCCTTACCCGCGGCACACCGGTCTATGACACGGTGAACGGCACCGTACTGCGCGCCACGGCCGAAACGCCGCTCATCATCCCCGAGAATGCCGTCGTCGTCCCCGGCTCGCGCTCCATCCAGAAGGGCAAGGCCGCCGAAT harbors:
- a CDS encoding metal-sensitive transcriptional regulator encodes the protein MAAKKKSEAVAKADVVHACAVHGTKGEERKAVGVDPEIRASNLRRLSRIEGQIRGIRKMVEDDRYCADILMQVSSAQEALRAVARALMRNHLAHCATHAIETGTQQEKEAMYDELLEMIYRNAR
- a CDS encoding heavy metal translocating P-type ATPase, whose protein sequence is MAGGTAEKQQEGLERVSFPVTGMTCAACQAFVQKTLGAERGVREATVNLMLHQATVSFDPSATSIAALVEKVRSTGYGAEMPIADASAVSTQEREDKAQAAEYRALRRKAVVTVAAGAVAMLLSMPLMTAGHTSHAAHDPVLGWAMRFVDPVLHSIAPWLFALSPQILRWSLLVLSVAIIAWSGRRFYVKAWSALLHRAADMNTLVALGTGTAFLYSAAATVVPQWFLSHGVALDVYYEAGLLILGFVLTGNTLEARAKGQAVAALHRLAALRPATARVVRDGAQVDVPLEEIRAGETIIVRPGERVPADGEVIAGHSSVDESMLTGEAMPVEKNAGSRLMGGTMNQRGVLRYRATTVGAESTLEQIVRLLREAQGSRAPIQNLADRMSAIFVPAVLGIAVVTLLAWRIFDPAAGAAQAVAAAVAVLVIACPCAMGLAVPTAVMVATGRGAGEGLLIKGGAPLERLAKVDTVVFDKTGTLTQGRPEVVEIVTVIGTNQDEVLRMAASLERASEHPLAGALLRRAGEGMPEAEHFEALTGLGVRGMVEGHAVLVGSRTLMEQYSVSTAELADVADDAAHAGQTALWVSVDGLAKGIVAVADTIKPDAAAAVAGLRALGLRVVMLTGDNERTAQAMAHAVGLSEVIAGVLPEGKVEAVRKLRGERRVVAMVGDGVNDAPALALADVGVTMASGSDVALEAGEVTLMRSDVHSVTTALALSRSAMRVMRQNLFWALIFNAVGIPVAAGVLYPAFGILLSPVLASAAMAVSSFSVVMNSVRLSRMRLG
- a CDS encoding heavy-metal-associated domain-containing protein, which gives rise to MAEDTVKLAIEGMHCGACVRRVTQALEGVAGAKVKSVQVGSAEVALGAGVTPEEAAAAVSQIGFATRVAR
- a CDS encoding glycosyltransferase family 2 protein, with product MISVLILTRNEEQDLPGCLESVAWSDDVHVFDSVSTDRTGEIAAAHGAHFTQRAFDGYARQRNAALEGLPFKYEWIFILDADERPTPELAVEMQRRVASVSPEVNGYRLRRRDFFMGTWLKHAQISPFYIRLVRRGRARYMREINEVLEVDGGVGDLTATLDHYPFSKGIRHWIEKHNVYSTMEARVVADGLSRAQASWRVALFAKDFHARRVAQKALFYRMPARPLLKWAYMMFVRRALLDGSAGIAYATLQSIYEYFIVLKTRELERERAIGVRGS
- the dapA gene encoding 4-hydroxy-tetrahydrodipicolinate synthase, with protein sequence MDAPIGCGTALVTPFRADGSLDEHTLYNLAQWQVESGIDWIVACGTTAETPTLTDEEWLRVIRIIAEAVAGRVPVWAGATHNSTREAAHRAALAAQIPGVTAILSANPYYNKPNQQGQFEHFRAVAQATQLPVILYNIPGRTGTNLEPATVLQLIDAAPNIAGVKESSGNLPQITELLTLVPRSFHVYAGDDNMALGVIALGGSGLVSVASNQIPGAMAEMIHAALANEWTTARRLNRKYFRLLQANFWETSPGPVKAIMTMMGKLEEHYRLPIVPVAPSTRARLERLAGELGLLVHGPQVDGDPGLF
- a CDS encoding 2,3,4,5-tetrahydropyridine-2,6-dicarboxylate N-succinyltransferase; its protein translation is MSESTLKSPALQSQIEHHFAAGPAAIGDAAAIAAFLELRSALEAGTLRSAEPDATHPLGWRVNAWVKQGILLGFRLGHLEAAGSDLSFVDKHTYPARIFTAEQGIRIVPGGSSVRAGAYLAKSVVCMPPMYVNVGAYVDEGTMVDSHALVGSCAQIGKRVHLSAAAQVGGVLEPVNASPVILEDDVLVGGNCGVYEGTIVRKRAVLAAGTILTRGTPVYDTVNGTVLRATAETPLIIPENAVVVPGSRSIQKGKAAEWGLSVYTPVIVKYRDEKTDLSATLEDLLR